The Veillonellaceae bacterium genomic interval CTAAGGGCTTTATTGTTGAAGACGATGACTTGGACAAACTTATTCGGGTGGCAGATAATGAATTAATGGCAATCAAAAATTGCCGGTCGCAAAAGTAATCAAAAACGCGCGATGATATCGCGCGTTTTTGGTTACTAAAAGAAAAGCATTCCCTGTCGGTTGGTCAGGGAATGTTTTTAAGAAGGAAGTCTATAGAATATGGGGAATTAGCTAATTTAACTGTAAATTTCCTGATTTACGCAGCTTTGCGGTTTTCCGCCCTTAAGGACCGAAATAATGTTTTGGGCCGCAATCTGAGCCATAGCGTCACGGGTTTCCACAGTAGCATTGCCTAAATGCGGGCATAATACAACATTATCAAGCTTTTCTAAACCTGGCGTAATTGCCGGTTCAAACTCATATACGTCCAGCGCAGCGCCTTTAATTGTGTTGTTCTGCAGGGCTTTTAACAAGGCTTTTTCGTCAACCATTTGACCGCGAGCAGCACTTATAAGGTACGCTGAAGGTTTCATCATGGCCAGCTCTTTTTCACCAATCATATGGTGAAGTTCCGGGCTATAGTTAGCATGCAATGTCAGGAAGTCAGCATTTTTGATAACTTCTTCCTGCGTCATAAATTCTAACCCCAATTCCTTTTCCACTTCGGGGCTTTGGCGAAACTTATCATAATAAATTATTTTCATATCAAATCCTCTGGCGCGTTTGGCAACAGCCCGGCCAATATTACCCATACCGATAACGCCGAGGGTTTTACCGCTGACTTCAGTTCCAAGGTAATAAAGAGGCGCCCAGCCGGTAAAGTTTCCGGATCTTGTAACCTGATCTCCCTCAACAATCCGGCGGGCTATGGCCAAGAGTAAACCAAAGGTTAGTTCGGCAGTCGCATTTGTTGACACTGCCGGTGTATTGGTAACCGGTATTTTGCGTGCTGTTGCAGCCTTCAGGTCAATATTGTTGAAGCCTGCGCCATAGTTGGCAATAATTTTAAGATTAGGCGCTGCCTGAATGATATCAGCATCAATATTATCAGACAGTAAGCTTAAGAGGGCGTCGCTGTTTTTAACGCCATTGATTATTTCCTCTTTAGTCAACAGGCGTAAATCGTTATGCATGGTAACATCAAATTCTTTAGAAAGCATATCATAGGCAACGCTTGGAATCATGCCGGAGATAAATACTTTTTGTTTCATTTCGCTACACTCCTTTTCGCCGCAGGCTTGCGTAAGCCTGGGAATCTATTTAGTATCTTAACTTCCTGATTACACCTATATTCTAACTC includes:
- a CDS encoding D-glycerate dehydrogenase produces the protein MKQKVFISGMIPSVAYDMLSKEFDVTMHNDLRLLTKEEIINGVKNSDALLSLLSDNIDADIIQAAPNLKIIANYGAGFNNIDLKAATARKIPVTNTPAVSTNATAELTFGLLLAIARRIVEGDQVTRSGNFTGWAPLYYLGTEVSGKTLGVIGMGNIGRAVAKRARGFDMKIIYYDKFRQSPEVEKELGLEFMTQEEVIKNADFLTLHANYSPELHHMIGEKELAMMKPSAYLISAARGQMVDEKALLKALQNNTIKGAALDVYEFEPAITPGLEKLDNVVLCPHLGNATVETRDAMAQIAAQNIISVLKGGKPQSCVNQEIYS